The Kineococcus endophyticus genome contains a region encoding:
- a CDS encoding sensor histidine kinase, which produces MSGDAPSRGTPLLSAERRAAAAEFLRSPGGRVLTQALLVLASVVDAVSKGVTWSSRTSVLVSVLAVVGVLLRRRCPLLALLASLPGVWWSTLQVAPGVLLANFTYRRRRSALLVVVTITVALTVANTVIYWYPGPGFLVLNLQSAVYFAGYVGSASLVGHLLRVRREQADRLRELQASRHRERLLTERAARADERAQLAREMHDVVSHQISLIALQAGVLRVTLRGADPVPAAVRTTETIRSLAVQANDELRQVLGALTSDAVAASLDAVRTVDDIAHLWQRSGVRGRLQLPDAVDTASVPAPVQRAVYRITQEALTNVRRHADGADVVVRVRLGRDRDHGDGFRSGVHVDVENSPPAGTGAEPVVARSAACGLGGGGAGLVGISERACALGGSLQAGPTADGGFAVRAFLPCGVVRATPA; this is translated from the coding sequence GTGTCCGGCGACGCGCCCTCCCGCGGCACCCCCCTGCTGTCGGCCGAGCGCCGCGCCGCCGCCGCGGAGTTCCTGCGCAGCCCCGGCGGACGGGTGCTCACCCAGGCGCTGCTCGTCCTCGCCTCCGTCGTGGACGCCGTGTCCAAGGGCGTGACGTGGTCCAGCCGCACGTCGGTGCTCGTCTCCGTGCTCGCCGTCGTCGGCGTGCTGCTGCGCCGCCGCTGCCCGCTGCTGGCGCTGCTGGCCTCCCTGCCCGGCGTCTGGTGGTCGACGCTGCAGGTCGCCCCCGGTGTCCTGCTGGCGAACTTCACCTACCGCCGCAGGCGGTCCGCCCTCCTGGTGGTCGTGACGATCACCGTGGCCCTGACCGTCGCCAACACCGTCATCTACTGGTACCCGGGGCCGGGCTTCCTCGTCCTGAACCTGCAGTCGGCCGTCTACTTCGCCGGGTACGTCGGCAGCGCCAGCCTGGTGGGGCACCTGCTGCGGGTGCGCCGCGAGCAGGCCGACCGGCTGCGCGAGCTGCAGGCGAGCCGGCACCGCGAACGGCTGCTGACCGAGCGGGCCGCCCGCGCCGACGAACGCGCCCAGCTCGCCCGCGAGATGCACGACGTCGTGTCCCACCAGATCTCCCTCATCGCCCTGCAGGCGGGCGTCCTCCGCGTGACGCTGCGCGGCGCGGACCCGGTCCCCGCCGCCGTGCGCACGACCGAGACCATCCGCAGCCTGGCGGTCCAGGCCAACGACGAGCTGCGGCAGGTCCTCGGCGCGCTGACCAGCGACGCCGTCGCCGCCTCGCTCGACGCCGTGCGGACCGTCGACGACATCGCCCACCTGTGGCAGCGGTCCGGCGTGCGCGGGCGGCTGCAGCTGCCGGACGCCGTGGACACCGCGAGCGTGCCCGCCCCCGTGCAGCGCGCGGTGTACCGCATCACGCAGGAGGCCCTGACGAACGTGCGCCGGCACGCCGACGGTGCGGACGTCGTCGTCCGCGTGCGGCTGGGTCGCGACCGCGACCACGGGGACGGGTTCCGCTCCGGCGTCCACGTCGACGTCGAGAACTCACCGCCCGCGGGCACCGGCGCGGAACCCGTCGTCGCGCGCAGTGCGGCGTGCGGTCTGGGCGGGGGCGGCGCCGGGCTCGTGGGGATCAGCGAGCGCGCCTGCGCGCTGGGCGGGTCGCTGCAGGCCGGTCCCACGGCCGACGGCGGGTTCGCCGTACGGGCGTTCCTCCCCTGCGGCGTCGTCCGGGCCACCCCGGCCTGA
- a CDS encoding diguanylate cyclase domain-containing protein — translation MTRPAPGVPPRGLVPVGVLAGLAAAVLPSQRPQAAAAVLLAVPALGFAPALLWHRADADRVWRWFAVGAALLLLGAPGTWSLLLPGHVPVAVVPGLAVLTAVGAYAALFAGNLRLLHYQRSAVVPHVNAWFDGVASLFGLTAVLSATLVPALTARGTGTLTALAWTARPALVLVLTAFAAANCGLVAPGHRRRPARVLLVFAVLLAAETADLGHLLAGGQASALLAPAASGLRVLALPLLVRAVRAPTDHPRVVADLGWATVAAPVSVFAMTMAAAAWRTAHPGTSTLVLLCEVAALTTVAAKLVLLTRTLVSLLGSHRLSLLDELTGLANRRAFFAEVERVDDGVPLAVLLVDLDGFKAVNDRHGHRTGDLLLRDTAARLEDVVGSDGLVARLGGDEFVVLLTGPRTARADDIAQALVGQLGPRDVDGHHLRVSASVGVAGPESTVGPAAVVAGATGRGRGEALLHAADVAMYRAKSEGGGARRAA, via the coding sequence GTGACCCGCCCGGCCCCCGGCGTGCCGCCCCGGGGTCTGGTCCCGGTCGGGGTGCTGGCCGGACTCGCCGCCGCGGTCCTCCCCTCCCAGCGGCCCCAGGCCGCGGCCGCGGTCCTGCTGGCCGTCCCGGCCCTGGGGTTCGCGCCGGCGCTCCTGTGGCACCGGGCCGACGCCGACCGGGTCTGGCGCTGGTTCGCCGTCGGCGCCGCGCTGCTGCTGCTGGGCGCGCCGGGGACGTGGAGCCTGCTCCTTCCGGGACACGTCCCCGTCGCCGTGGTGCCCGGCCTCGCCGTCCTCACCGCCGTCGGCGCGTACGCCGCCCTCTTCGCGGGCAACCTGCGCCTCCTGCACTACCAGCGCAGTGCCGTGGTGCCGCACGTCAACGCCTGGTTCGACGGCGTCGCGAGCCTGTTCGGGCTCACCGCCGTCCTCAGCGCGACGCTCGTGCCCGCCCTCACGGCGCGCGGGACCGGCACGCTGACCGCCCTCGCGTGGACCGCACGGCCCGCACTGGTCCTGGTGCTCACGGCCTTCGCCGCCGCCAACTGCGGCCTGGTGGCCCCCGGGCACCGGCGGCGCCCTGCGCGCGTCCTGCTGGTGTTCGCCGTGCTCCTGGCCGCCGAGACCGCCGACCTAGGGCACCTGCTCGCCGGCGGCCAGGCGTCCGCCCTCCTCGCCCCCGCGGCGTCCGGCCTGCGGGTCCTGGCCCTGCCCCTGCTCGTGCGCGCGGTGCGCGCGCCGACGGACCACCCGCGCGTGGTCGCCGACCTCGGCTGGGCGACGGTGGCCGCCCCGGTCAGCGTCTTCGCCATGACGATGGCGGCGGCGGCCTGGCGCACCGCCCACCCCGGGACGTCGACGCTGGTGCTGCTCTGCGAGGTCGCGGCCCTGACGACCGTCGCCGCCAAGCTCGTCCTGCTGACGCGGACGCTCGTCTCGCTCCTCGGCAGCCACCGGCTCTCGCTGCTCGACGAGCTGACGGGGCTGGCGAACCGGCGCGCCTTCTTCGCCGAGGTCGAGCGCGTCGACGACGGGGTGCCGCTGGCCGTCCTGCTCGTCGACCTCGACGGGTTCAAGGCCGTCAACGACCGTCACGGGCACCGCACGGGTGACCTCCTGCTGCGGGACACCGCCGCCCGCCTCGAGGACGTCGTCGGCAGCGACGGTCTGGTCGCCCGCCTCGGCGGGGACGAGTTCGTCGTCCTCCTCACGGGGCCCCGCACCGCGCGCGCCGACGACATCGCCCAGGCCCTCGTCGGGCAGCTCGGTCCGCGGGACGTCGACGGCCACCACCTGCGCGTCTCGGCCAGCGTGGGGGTCGCGGGCCCGGAGTCGACCGTGGGCCCGGCCGCCGTCGTCGCGGGGGCCACCGGCCGCGGTCGCGGGGAGGCGCTGCTGCACGCCGCCGACGTCGCGATGTACCGGGCGAAGTCCGAGGGCGGCGGGGCGCGCCGGGCGGCCTGA
- a CDS encoding HAD family hydrolase, which yields MTPEVPAPADVDRGRETTDELVDQGAERAFAQGWALVATDLDGTVIPRDRPVSARTLAAFAACDAAGIPVVPVTGRPPRWVTPLAEEAGLRGQVVCANGAVVYDLDAGRVVLEHPIAPDVLREVVARLRPVLPGIGFALEAVVGFRREPEYATRFDGGLEQRVAAFDELLVDAPPVVKILAKCPGVLSDEMVAVSHRELDGLVNVTHSNAADSLIEIMAAGVSKATTLAEVAGDRGVRAEQVVAFGDMPNDLEMLRWAGRSYAMADGHPDARAAADDVAPDCGDDGVAQVLERLLSWRGR from the coding sequence GTGACTCCCGAGGTGCCCGCGCCGGCCGACGTCGACCGCGGACGGGAGACCACCGACGAGCTGGTCGACCAGGGTGCCGAGCGCGCCTTCGCGCAGGGGTGGGCGCTCGTGGCGACCGACCTCGACGGCACCGTCATCCCGCGTGACCGCCCCGTGAGTGCCCGCACCCTGGCCGCCTTCGCGGCCTGCGACGCGGCCGGGATCCCCGTCGTCCCCGTGACCGGTCGGCCCCCGCGCTGGGTCACGCCGCTGGCCGAGGAGGCCGGGCTGCGCGGCCAGGTCGTGTGCGCCAACGGCGCCGTCGTCTACGACCTGGACGCCGGCCGGGTCGTCCTGGAGCACCCCATCGCCCCGGACGTGCTGCGCGAGGTCGTGGCCCGGCTGCGGCCCGTGCTGCCCGGCATCGGCTTCGCCCTCGAGGCCGTCGTGGGGTTCCGCCGCGAGCCCGAGTACGCCACCCGGTTCGACGGGGGACTGGAGCAGCGCGTCGCCGCCTTCGACGAGCTCCTCGTCGACGCCCCGCCCGTGGTGAAGATCCTCGCCAAGTGCCCCGGCGTGCTGAGCGACGAGATGGTCGCGGTCTCGCACCGGGAGCTGGACGGCCTGGTCAACGTCACGCACTCCAACGCCGCCGACTCCCTCATCGAGATCATGGCGGCCGGGGTCAGCAAGGCGACGACGCTGGCCGAGGTCGCCGGCGACCGCGGTGTCCGGGCCGAGCAGGTGGTGGCGTTCGGCGACATGCCCAACGACCTCGAGATGCTGCGCTGGGCGGGGCGGTCCTACGCGATGGCCGACGGGCACCCGGACGCGCGGGCGGCTGCGGACGACGTCGCGCCCGACTGCGGCGACGACGGCGTCGCCCAGGTGCTGGAGCGGCTGCTCAGCTGGCGTGGGCGCTGA